DNA sequence from the Cohnella herbarum genome:
AACGCTCGATATTCTAGTTAACAATGCGGGTATTATGGATAATATGGCAGCCGTTGGCGACGTGAACGACGAGAAATGGGATCTTATTTTCGACGTGAATACGAAAGGCGTCATGCGCGCGATTCGCAAAGCGATTCCGATCTTCTTGGAGAAAGGAAAAGGCGTCATCGTGAATACGGCCTCGACGGGCGGGTTCAGCGGCGCGCATGCGGGCGTTGCTTATACGGCATCCAAACACGCGGTAATCGGCATCACGAAAAATACGGGATTCATGTACGCTCAACAAGGCATTCGCTGCAACGCGATCGCTCCGGGAGCGACGATGACCAATATCGCTTCGACGATGACCAACGTGAGCGAATTCGGCGCCTCGCGCACGAAAGTAACGCAAGGCGTCATTCCCCGCGTCGGTCAAGCGGAAGAAATCGCGCAAGTGGCTCTGTTCCTTGCATCGGATGAATCGAGCTTCGTGAACGGCGCGGTTCTCGCCGCGGACGGCGGTTGGACGGCAGGATTCTGATTGAAGTGGACACGACTTGTTCGACTCGGAAGGCTGTAAGCAGCATCGCTGCTCGCAGCCTTCTTACATTTTCGGGGATAACGTAATATAATACACTTCATAATATACAAGCCGTTGTAATCAAGCGAGGAAGCGTAGACATGAATGAAAATGATTTAAGAGTCGTCAAGACGAAACAAGCATTGCATCAAGCTCTCCTGGCTTTATTAAAAACAAGAACGCTCGAGTCGATCTCCG
Encoded proteins:
- a CDS encoding SDR family oxidoreductase, producing MRLDGKVAVVTGAASGMGKAIAELYAKEGAKVVVSDLNIDGAETVAAGIRTNGGTAIAVKTNVADLNDINAMIDLAVTEYGTLDILVNNAGIMDNMAAVGDVNDEKWDLIFDVNTKGVMRAIRKAIPIFLEKGKGVIVNTASTGGFSGAHAGVAYTASKHAVIGITKNTGFMYAQQGIRCNAIAPGATMTNIASTMTNVSEFGASRTKVTQGVIPRVGQAEEIAQVALFLASDESSFVNGAVLAADGGWTAGF